One window from the genome of Methanobrevibacter oralis encodes:
- a CDS encoding DUF120 domain-containing protein: protein MKIKGEVTSGFGKAAFFLSQEFYIENFKKNCGFVPYPGTLNVIVPDKYLSQINEIKNTCKNIIKPDEGFGAVKYIEAKLNDEINGAIVFPAKTTHEENYLEFIAKDKLRDKLFLKDGDIVSLEF from the coding sequence ATGAAAATTAAAGGTGAAGTTACATCTGGATTTGGAAAAGCAGCATTTTTTTTATCACAAGAATTTTATATTGAAAACTTTAAAAAAAACTGTGGATTTGTCCCTTATCCAGGTACATTAAATGTCATTGTTCCTGATAAATATTTATCACAGATTAATGAAATAAAAAACACTTGTAAAAACATTATTAAACCTGATGAAGGTTTTGGAGCTGTTAAATATATTGAAGCGAAGTTGAATGATGAAATTAATGGAGCTATTGTATTTCCAGCTAAAACAACTCATGAAGAAAATTATCTAGAATTTATAGCTAAAGATAAGCTTAGAGATAAATTATTTCTTAAAGATGGGGATATTGTTTCTTTAGAATTTTAA